One Camelus ferus isolate YT-003-E chromosome 27, BCGSAC_Cfer_1.0, whole genome shotgun sequence DNA window includes the following coding sequences:
- the SENP8 gene encoding sentrin-specific protease 8, with amino-acid sequence MDPVVLSYMDSLLRQSDVSLLDPPSWLNDHIIGFAFEYFANSQFRDCSDHVCFISPEVTQFIKCTGNPAEMAMFLEPLDLPHKRVVFLAINDNSNQAAGGTHWSLLVYLQNKNSFFHYDSHSRSNSVHAKQVAEKLEAFLGRKGDKLAFVEEKAPAQQNSYDCGMYVICNTEALCQNFFRQQPASLLQLLTPSYITKKRAEWKDLIARLAAD; translated from the coding sequence ATGGACCCTGTGGTGTTGAGTTACATGGACAGTCTGCTGCGACAGTCAGATGTCTCACTGTTGGATCCTCCAAGCTGGCTCAATGACCATATTATTGGGTTTGCCTTTGAGTACTTTGCCAACAGTCAGTTTCGTGACTGCTCTGACCACGTCTGCTTCATCAGCCCGGAAGTCACCCAGTTCATCAAGTGCACTGGCAACCCAGCCGAGATGGCCATGTTCCTTGAACCCCTGGACCTCCCCCACAAGAGAGTTGTGTTTTTAGCCATCAATGATAATTCCAACCAGGCAGCTGGGGGAACCCATTGGAGTTTGTTGGTTtatctccaaaataaaaatagcttttttcaTTATGATTCCCACAGCAGGAGCAACTCAGTCCATGCAAAGCAGGTAGCAGAGAAACTGGAGGCTTTCTTAGGCAGAAAAGGAGACAAACTGGCCTTTGTGGAAGAGAAAGCCCCTGCTCAACAAAACAGCTATGACTGTGGGATGTACGTGATCTGTAACACTGAGGCCTTGTGTCAGAACTTCTTCAGGCAGCAGCCAGCATCCCTGCTGCAGCTGCTCACGCCTTCCTACATCACCAAGAAGAGGGCAGAGTGGAAGGACCTCATTGCCAGACTTGCTGCAGATTAG